GCTCTTTCTATTTGTGAAAAACGCAGCGAAAGTTGCGTTTTTAAATTTAATTAGCTATTTAACATTTTTTTTAGCAAGATTGTATAACATAAACGTATAACCTGTAAATAGAGGAGGATTTAAATGACAAAAAATACTTTTATGGAAAGAATGTCAGCATTAATACAGCCTATAGTTAATAATTTAAATTATGAATTATATTATTTAGAGTTTAAAAAAGAAGGCAACAATAATTATTTAAGAATATACATAGATAAAAAAGAAGGAAACATATCGTTAGAAGATTGTGAAAGTGTAAGTAGAGCAGTTAGTGATATGTTGGATAAAGAAGATCCTATAAAAGATTCTTATTACCTAGAAGTTTCATCACCAGGTGTAGAGAGAAAGCTATATACGGAAGAACACTTAAAAAGATATATTGGATATAATGTAGAGGTTAATATATCAGGACTTTTAAAGGGAAAGAAAAAATATGAGGGGGAGCTTCTAGATTTTAATTCAGATGAGTTGAAAATAGAATGTGAAGAAGAAGATATCGCTATTCCAAGGGACAAAATTTTAAACGTAAATTTAAAAGGTGATTTTTAGGGGAGGTATATTTTAAAATGAATCAGGAGTTTATAGAGGCCTTAAGAGAAATAGTTAAGGAAAAGGGAATAAGTGAGGATTTACTATTTACTACCATAGAGGATGCATTAGTGGCTGCGTATAAGAAGAATTATATGGGTTATGGAGCAGGTAGCCAAAATGTTAAGGTTACTATGAATAGAGAAAATGGAGAAATTCATGTGTATTCACAAAAAAATGTAGTAGAGGAAGTTTGTGATAAATTTAGTGAGATAAGTGTAGAAGATGCTAAAGACATGGATTCAAGCTATGAGGTAGGTGATATAGCAAACATAGAAGTTACACCTAGAAAATTTGGAAGGGTAGCTGCACAGGCTGCAAAACAAGTAGTTATACAGAGGATAAAGGAAGAAGAAAGAAGAATTATATACAGTGATTTTGCGGAAAAGGAAGACGATATAATAACAGGTACAGTCATAAGAAAGGATAAAAACAATGTACTTATAGACTTAGGAAAGACAGAAGCAGTACTTGGACCAAATGAGCAGATACCTGGAGAAAAGTATAACTTCAATGATAAACTGAAATTATATATTATTGAAGTAAAGAACACTACAAAGGGAGCTCAAATTGTGATATCAAGAACTCATCCTGGACTTATAAAGAGATTGTTTGAACTGGAAGTACCTGAAATATTTGATGGAACGGTTGATATAAAGTCCATAGCAAGGGAAGCCGGCTCTAGAACAAAAATTGCAGTACATTCTAACGATGAAAATGTAGATCCTATGGGAGCTTGTGTAGGACCTAAAGGAGTAAGAGTTCAAAATATAGTAAACGAGCTAAAAAATGAAAAGATAGATATAATAAAGTGGAGCAAACTTCCAGAAGAGTATATAGCTAATTCCCTAAGCCCTGCTAAGGTATTGGATGTA
The genomic region above belongs to Clostridium sp. AWRP and contains:
- the rimP gene encoding ribosome maturation factor RimP — translated: MTKNTFMERMSALIQPIVNNLNYELYYLEFKKEGNNNYLRIYIDKKEGNISLEDCESVSRAVSDMLDKEDPIKDSYYLEVSSPGVERKLYTEEHLKRYIGYNVEVNISGLLKGKKKYEGELLDFNSDELKIECEEEDIAIPRDKILNVNLKGDF
- the nusA gene encoding transcription termination factor NusA, whose product is MNQEFIEALREIVKEKGISEDLLFTTIEDALVAAYKKNYMGYGAGSQNVKVTMNRENGEIHVYSQKNVVEEVCDKFSEISVEDAKDMDSSYEVGDIANIEVTPRKFGRVAAQAAKQVVIQRIKEEERRIIYSDFAEKEDDIITGTVIRKDKNNVLIDLGKTEAVLGPNEQIPGEKYNFNDKLKLYIIEVKNTTKGAQIVISRTHPGLIKRLFELEVPEIFDGTVDIKSIAREAGSRTKIAVHSNDENVDPMGACVGPKGVRVQNIVNELKNEKIDIIKWSKLPEEYIANSLSPAKVLDVDLNEDIKFAQIVVDDNQLSLAIGKEGQNVRLAAKLTGWKIDIKSKSQAETQDEEN